The genomic window CTATCGAGTTTGGTTGTTTGGTGCGATCGCGCAATTCAATGTTAGGAGTTGGCAAAGTTACAGAAATAACTCCCGATGATGCGGTTATTGAGTATTTTTGCTCCCTAGGGCGACGCATTCATAAAACCTTACCTTTAGACTCGCTGCAAAGAGTTAGGCTTCCCAAACAGACGCGGTGCTATCTGTATGTAAAAGACAAAGACACCTGGACAATTGGGAGAGTTTACGCGGAGGACAACTATGAGTATCAAATTGATTTGCCTGATCGCCAGACAATAGTAGCCACGGAGCAAGAAATTTATGTACGATGCGATCGCCCGATTACAGATCCCATTGAAATATTGGCGATGAAGGGACACGAAACGCCTTATTTTCATAATAAGCGATCGCGTTTTGTTCAATGTCTGCTAAAACAACGGGCGGTTAGTCGCGGAATGACCGGACTTATCTCTGCAAATATTGCCCTTTATCCCCATCAAGTAGAAGTCGTCCGGCGGGTACTTGAAGACCCCATTGGGCGCTACTTGTTGGCGGACGAGGTGGGACTAGGAAAAACTATTGAAGCGGGTGCTATATTGCGGCAATACTTGCTAGACGAGCCTCGCGGACAAGCATTAATCGTAGTTCCTCAATACCTTTTAGCGCAATGGCAGCAGGAGTTAGAAACTAAGTTTTATCTCTCCAACTTTGCCAAGCGGGTACAGTTAATTGCGGTGGAAGATTGGACGCAAATTAGCCGTAAAGATATTAAATTTCTGATTTTGGATGAAGCACACCACATTGCAGCAATGGCTTCATCTTCAAGTAAGGTACAAAATCAGTGTTTTGAGACTTACAAACAACTTGCTCATAAGTGCGATCGCTTGCTCTTATTATCTGCAACCCCGGTTTTAAATCACGAGCAGGATTTTTTAACAATGTTGCATCTGCTCGATCCTACTACTTACAAGCTTGAAGATTTAGCAGGTTTTCAAGCCAAAGTGTCGAAGCGTCAGGAAATTGGTGGAGTTTTGCTGGCTTTTAAAGCTGGTGCAAAACCCGTTGTTTTAACTAAAAAAATTGACCAACTACAAAAACTCTTTTCTGATGACACTTACTTACTAAATCTTCTCAACCAGTTGCAGCAACAAGAATCTGCTGACGAACTAGATAAAATGGTGCAGGTAATTCGCAACCATATTAGCGATACATATCGACTACACCGCCGGATGCTGCGTAACCGCCGCGCTACCGTTGAAGATGTAATTTTTGACCGCAATGCTATACCCAAAACCGAATATGACTTAGACGATCGCACACATCAAATTCACGAACTATTAGAGGAATGGCGAACAGTTGCACCAAAAGGACAATATACTCGGATTTTCTTACTATTATTTCGCGCCGCCGGAACTTGGTTAGGAGTATTACAAGCAGTTATTACGGCGCGTTTAAAGGGCGTATCCAATGCAGATTTAGTTAAAGATTTTGACAGCGAAGATGTGCGTCTTTTGGTTGAAACTCCTAAGTTTTCAGGAGAAACGGAGATTTTGCAAGCTTTACTGAAGATTTTGCAACAACCATCAGAAGACGGCGATCGCCTAGAATTATTGCAAACTATTTTGCTCTACCACCTCTCAGAAGTTCTCAAACTCCAGTCATATCAAAGAGATATTGCTAAATTGCTGGAGCAAGTACAAAAAAGAATTGATAGACCGTTAAACAGCGATCGCCTACCGAAAATAATTATATTTACAAGCTTTGTGCAGACTTGCGCGGAACTTAATCGTTATTTGGTACAGGCTTTTGGGGAAAGTGCGATCGCAGTTCATCAATCTGGGACATCACGAGAAAAAGCTGAAGATAATATCAACCGATTCAAAAACAATCCTAAATGTTTTATCTTAATTAGCGATTTTTCGGGAGAAGAAGGACGCAATTTACAATTTGCTGATGGATTAATTCATTTTGACTTACCTTGGTCGCCCAATCGCCTCGAACAAAGATTAGGCAGAATTGACCGGATTGGGGGCAAAGTAGCCGTCAATTCTTGGTTATTAGCAGGGGTGGATTTGCCCGATAGTCCTCATCAGGCTTGGTATGAGCTACTAAAATCTGGATTTGGCATATTTACTCAATCGATCGCCAGCTTACAGTTTTATGTTGATGAAAAGTTACCAGAATTAGAAAATATCCTGTTTAATTCTGGCGCTAAAGGGCTAATAGAGGCGACTTCTCAAATTCAAACAGACATTGAAACTGAACAAGTAAAAATCAGCGAACAAAATGTTTTAGATGATATTGATGCAAACGATGAAAATGCGCTTAATTATTTCCAAGAATTAGAAACCTACGACGATCGCCACCAAGAATTGCAAAATGCTACAGAAAGCTGGCTATGTAGTGCTTTACAGTTTCTCCGCGTCGATAACCCCGATTTGGCCGGAGTTTGTGAATATAAGCCAAGCGATCGCACTCTAGTACCCGCTAACGTAATAGTTGAGCGCTTTTCTACTTCAGCAAAAAAACTTGGAACTTACAATCGCAGGTTAGCAAATAAACATTCTGGGATTGACCTTTACCGGATTGGCGAAGGATTTACAGAAAAATTAGCATCTTATATGTATTGGGACGATCGCGGACAAGCTTTTGCAATGTGGCGACACGACAAAGCATGGGATGCGGGGGAAGGTACAGAATGGCTAGGATTTCGCTTTGATTATACGGTGGAAGCTAATTTAACTTTTGCTAAAGATTCCCCTCTCAATAAGTTAGAGATTAAAACTCTTAGACGACGTGCAGATGCGTTGTTTCCACCCAAATTAGAGACAGTTTTTGTCAATGCGCGAATGGAGATTGTGGAAGATACAGGCTTATTAAATATCCTGCAACGTCCTTACTATGGCAAAGACAGCGATTACCGCGATTACAACTTGGCAAAAGACCGCTTATCAATTATTGATGAATTTATCGATCCGGGTAAATGGTCTAACTTCTGCAACTTGGCGCGGAAAACTTCAGAAAAATTATTACGCGATCGCCCAAGTTTTAACGAAGTCTGCGATCGTTGCGCCAAAGTTGCAACTTTAAAACTAGATAACCGCCTCAATCAGCTTCAATTGCGCCTCAACCGAGTATCAGAAGCAACGGCTAATTCTTCTTTATTAGCTGAAGAACTTGCCAACGAAACCACGATTAGCCAAGCCTTAGTTGAGGGAATACAACGCCCGCGTCTCAAACTTGATTCGGTGGGATTCATTATAATTTCTGGGCGATCGCCTGTCGGGGAAAAGGAGGCGAAGGGATGGTGATTAACTCTTTTCAAGCACTCCAATACTTTATTCAAACTGGGGATACATTGGTGATACTGCAAGATTAATTCGTAATTCAAACAAAACTGATTAAGAAATGACAGACAAACACAAGGGAACGCAGCTTGGTTACTTTATAGATTTTAAGCTTTGGAAAGATGCTTTGGAGCTTCTAAAGTTTCAAATTAAGCAAAAGCATTCTAATAGGCATTTCAACACTTTAAGTATGTTTTACTATGAAAAGCTTCATGTAGATTGTTTAGATGCTGAACCTCAGACTTATTTCCAAACTAAAATAGCAAGTAGCCTTTTTTATGGCTTAAAACAAGAGTTTGGTGTTTTTTCATATGTAATACCTAAACCTGGTCTTGGGCTGCGTGACTATAAATTTTTTACTTATCCAATGAGAGCGGTTTACTACACCATTGGGCTTTACTTGCTAAAGCTATCGCAGGAATTTATACTTGAAACGCATAGAAAAGCAAACAGAATAGAAGCTTTTTATGGAGGAAATCTAACTTATAAAGAAGAGGAGTTGAAAATCACAGCAAAAAATATTTACTTCCGAAGCTTTCATGAACAATTTAAACAAAAAATCAAAGGAGAGACTGAAAATGAAAGTCAAGATAAGTTCATTTTGCAGTTAGATATTGAAAACTATTTTAATGAAATATCCATTCCAAAACTACTTGAATTTTTGCATATTAATATAAAGCCTAGCATACAGGCAAGTATGTCATATGACTCTCTCACACGCGAACAAATTGTTTGTCTATTTCAATTCATTGCTAATGGACAGTCTTCTGGGATTCCACAGTCAGATAATAATATTATATCTAGTTTCATTGGTTACTTGTATCTAGTTTTTGGAGATTTAATAATAGATGATGTACTGAAGAAGTATATTGGTATTATTGATTTTCACAAAATTATCAGATACACAGATGATATTTATATATCGATAACCTTTAAGCATGAAATTAACGATGAAGATCAAGGCACTATAATTCATTCAATAGCATCTCAAATTTCGGAAGTTTTATACAGTCGTTTAAATCTTAAGCTTAACTTAAAAACGAGGCTTTATCGCATGGAAAAGCAAGATGAAAAGGAAGAACTTCTTAAAAATCTTCATAAAGCGTCTCTTGGGGATGAATATATTGATACTTCTGAAGAAGAGAATCAACAGTGTAATAAAGAACCCAAAGCAGCCATTGAAACACCGCAGGAAAAGTTAGACAAGGTATTTGAAGAATTAATAAAAATTAAAAAATCAAGAGTTGAAGACTATTTCATCCGAGATAAATCAACTCAAGATGAAATTTTACAGACCGTTTTTGATAAAAGCGTAGAACAAATTCTTGATAAACCAGAAAATAAAAATAAAATTCAGTCAATATTTATGAATTTTAACTTTGATCTAGTTAAGGTCAAACCACTTGAAATTTTAATTGTTCTTCTTAAAGATGAAATCTCTTTAGCTAATCTTAAGAATTTCTGTCTGAATAAAAAAATTATTACGATAGGTGATGCAGACTTGATACTTAAATTTTTATCTCAAACTAACTTTGGGGAGAAGAAACTACTTTTGAAGCTAAAAGAAAATGACCATATGAAGGACATTATTGATACGTTCATTAATGGGCAACTTAATTGCAGTAGTCCTGGATACTATAGGCTGACTTGTATGCATATGCATCAAGTTGCAAATATGCCTGAAGTAATTGAGCAAACTAGATTAAGGGTATTAAGTGAAAAAGAAAGTTCTTATTCTGTTGCACTTAACCACTTACTGAATGAAATTCATGCGATATGTATAAATAAAGAAAAAGCAAATAAGAAAAAATATGATGTTCATGATGTAATTAAATTTCTTCAGTTAAAAAATGTTCCGCACGAGATATGTATAAAGATAAGAAATCTGTTTGATCGGAGAAACTCTAACCGTATATCCCATCCTGGCTCAGATGATAGCATTGCTTGGGAAGTTACAAAGGATGAATATTGGGATTATTATGAGAATGTTGGCAAGTGTTTGGATTTTCTGCTGTAGCAAATCGTGAATAGATGAACTACATATAGTTATTAAGTAGGCATCAGGCTAACAATTAAATTGCAGTACGCAGTATTGTCAGATCCATTGCTTCAAGCTCAAGCTCGGAGAATGTTAGCTGCGATCGCTTTCCATCACGAGAATTAGCTGCGGGGTTGCTTGAAGTTCGTTCTATCCCCCATCAACGGCTTATTAATACTCCTTACTTATTTGCGATCGCTACAACGTTGGAACTTGCAACCCTACCTGAAGAAGCCAAAGTTAATAAACCTGCGAGTAGTGCGATCGCATTGTGTCGCGCTCAAATTGCCCCTATTTCCCGCACTACCGATGTCAAGGAATTCATTACTACCGTAGTAGAAGAAACAGCTAACGACTGTTTAGCGATAATGAAATGAAACTAGGAGCAATTAAAATGACATATAAAGTCAGCATTGTCATAGAAAAAGATGAAGATGGATATTATGCCTATTGTCCTGGGTTAGAAGGTTGTCAAACTCAAGGCGATTCTGTGGAAGAAGCTACAGCAAATATTCAAGAAGCCGTAGAACTTTACTTAGAGACACTATCAACTGAAGAAAAAAAAGCTCTTTTAAGTAAAGAAATTTCCACCATGACTTTAGAGGTACAAGTTGCCTAAACTACCGTGCCTGAATGCCCAAGAAGCGGAAAATCTATTGTTTAATATAGCGACAATCTACTTTTAGGTTCAATTAGCAGGTTGCTTGATTTTAGAAGCGATCGCATTTACGAACTACAACAACAAGGCTACAGCGATACAGAACGCTGTTTAAAACCAATAATTCAAACCCTAATAACTACCAAAAACCAGCGCCTTACCCACGATGCCCTAGCTAATTCTACACAAAGTTTATTAGAAGACTTACCCCTTTAGAAATGACTTCGCTTTAGCAAGATATTCTAAAGTTAGTTTATAGCTACTTTGTTTAATGTATTGCTGCGATCGCTAAATCATTTAAGGCGGTTTTAGAGCTAACCACAGATACATAGAGATTGGTAAAGTAACGACAAGCCACTCTTAAAGTATCTTTGGTTTTCTCTTGAGAAGTTGTGGTGGCAACTCATTTTATCAATGCGATGTCCAGGGATTTTCTACAAAGCGGCGATCGCTTCTGCAAGTATGGACTAATCAACAATAAATTAGATGCACTGATGGTTAAAATTAAAGGGTAATCGTCAAAACGATGTTAAGCCTGTGACTGTTCGACAACCCTACTACAGTAAAAAGAATTCCCTCGATGTGGCAATTAGCTAGAATTGGGAAGCTTGCGATCAGCCGTGTATGAGTGAAACCGTTTATATTGAAACAAGTATTTTAGGCTACCTGACGGCTCGACCCAGTAGAGATATTATTGTGGCTGCAAATATTGAAATAACAAGGGAGTGGTGGGATACGCGCCGCAGTGACTTCCAACTCTATTCCTCTCAGGCAGTTGTGAAAGAAACTTCCCAAGGCGACATTGCGATCGCATCTCAACGACTAGAAATTCTTCGTAGTTTTTCCCTACTAGAATTAAATCAATCCGTGCTTGATTTGGCAGAGCAATTTTTGGAACGCAGTAACCTTCCCACAAAAGCTGATGTTGACGCTGTTCACATTGCCGCAGCTACCGTTCATGGCATGGATTACTTGCTCACATGGAACTGTAAGCACATTGCCAATGCTCAAATTCAGAGAAAATTGGCGGAAATTAGTTTTGATTGTGGACACGAGTTGCCGATTCTTTGTACACCTTATGAACTCCTCGGAGGTTGATTATGTTTCAAGATGAGATTGTAGAAGAAATTCACAAAATTCGTGAAGAATACTCTCGTTCATTCAATCATGATTTGAAAGCCATCTTTGCTGATTTGCAAAAGCAGCAAACAGAAAGCGGCACAGAAGTTGTGAACTTATCGCGAAATCCCAGTCTAACCAAACGTTGGAGCAGACGGGAAAGAGATATTGGTAGTGAGAAAACATTATAGCAATCGCCCTATAACAACGCTGACTTGCCGAAAGTCGGCGTTGTTATACAAAAAAGAGACGAATTTTAAGAGTTGGTTAATTAAGCAGCTAAATTATTTAAAGCGGTTTCTGGCCCAACTACAGATATATAGGGATTGGTAAAGTAACGATTTGCTGCTCTTAAAGTATCGGCGGTTGTTACTTCAGCAACTTGCTGTTGAAACTTAGTATCAAATTCAATTCCCAAGCCAATGCTTTCGTACCAACCGTACACTTGAGCAATTTGAGCATTAGTTTGTTTGCCTAAAGCGTACTGTCCTAAAAGCTTATTTTTAGCGGTTTGTAATGCTTCCTCGCTAAGTTCAGCGCTGCATAATAAATCAACTTCTGTTTGTAATCCTTCCAGTGCGATCGCAGTATTTTCGGGCGCTGTACCCATATAAACTACAAACTGAGCCACATCTTGCCTTGTGGGATAAAATGCCGAAACATCGTAAGCTAATCCGCGTTTTTCTCGCAGTTCTACAAATAATCGACTAGAAAGCCCGTTACCTAAATAGGTAGAAAGGAGTTTGAGCGCCGTATAGTCAAGCTCTCGCACCGCCGGAGCAAGATAACCGAGCATAACGATAGATTGCTGGGTTTGCTTGGGTGTCATCGTCGGGTAAGGCTGAGAAACTAGATCGGGAAAATTTAGCGTTGGTAAAGGAGTTGTGGGTTTTTGCCAATCGCCAAAAACTTCTTCAATCATGGCGATCGCATCTTTTTCACTCACGCGCCCAGCTAGACTAATTACTAGGTTATCTGGGCGAAAATGGGTTTGATGAAACTCTTGCAAATCTTCTTTACGCAGATTAGTTACTGTTTCTTGCGTCCCCAAGGCTGACATAGCGTAGGGGTGGTTTTGATACATTGCTTGACGTAACTTATCAAAAGCAATGCTAAAGGGTTGCTCTTGCTGAGAACGAATATTTTGTAAGGTTAAACGTCGCTCTAGTGCTACCTCCATTTCAGGAAAAGTAGGAAATCTCAGTATTTGCCCCGCAAGTTCTAACATTGAGGGCATATCTGCTGTTACAGTTTTGAGGCTAAGGACAAAATAATCTCCCGCCGCATCAGTACTTAAACTTGCTCCTAATGATTCTACGCGATCGCCTATTTCAAAAGAGGAAAGCTTTTGCGTTCCTTTAGTAATCACATTCGATAATAAATGTGCGAGTCCCGCTTGCTGCGGCGCTTCCCAACTACTACCAGCACGAATAAATAGCCGCGCTGCAATAATATCGGCTACGGGGTTTTCTGCTATCAGTATAGTTATGCCATTACTTAAAACTGTGCGTTGAATAGCTTGATTTTGTAGTTGAGTTGTCACGCCCACTTGTCCTTTTTTGATTATTCCTTAACGCTAACAAGGTTTGAGTACAGTTACCGCATACTGAGAAGGAGATAAATACTGACGAGCCAATAATTGTAGTTCTTCCGGTTGAAACGACTTCACCTCTTGGGGATAACGTAAAGCTAATTCCGGCGTGGCGATCGTGCTGTAATAACCATAAAGTCCGGCGATTTGGCTAGGGGTTTCAGTGTAAAAAGTGTAATCGTTACACATCAACCGCTTGCAGCGATCGAGTTCCGACAGGCAAATAGGTATATTTTGTAATTCTTCTAAGCAAGTACGAATCAAAAATTCTACCCGCTCCAATTGGTTCGTATCTAACCAAGCTGTAATTGTAAATAAACTTGAATCCTTTTGCAGGGAAAAGTCGCAATTAATTCCTTGGACAAGTTGCCGTTCTTCTCGTAATTCTTTCACCAAACGGCAAGACCTACCGCCCGCTAGAATGACTGAAAGCAAGTCTAATCCGTAGGCGTGGCGAAATTGGTCTACCCCCGGCCCAATCCATGCCATCATCAATCGAGCCTGTTCTAAATTGGGCAATTTAATTTCTTGACGGCGGACTCCCGCTAGTAAATATTCTCCTAACTTAACTTCTGGGCGATCGCATGGTTCAATAACTAACTTACTTTTGCGCTCAAAACTATTACTAATCATTTCTACCGCCCGATCTTGTTCCACGCCTCCCACGACTACTACTGTCATATTTTCCGGTTGGTAGTAAGTATGATGAAACGATCGCATGGCGGCGACCGAATGCTGTAATAAATTATTTGCCGTACCCAAAACCGAACGTCCGTAAGGATGATGTTGATAAACGCTTTCACTAAGAGCTTGAAATCCTATCCAGTCTGGATCGTCATAACACGAATGAATTTCTTCTAATACTACATCTCGTTCTTTGTCAAACTCATCTTCAGGAATAGTGGCGTTTAAAAGTAAGTCAGCAAGGTAAGGTAAAGTATCCGCTAAATAAGCTGTGGCAGTAGTTAAAAAGTAATGAGCGTAATCGTGACTTGTAGCGGCGTTTGTCATCCCGCCTTTGTTTTCGATTACTCGGTCAAATTCTCCCGGACTAATAGCAGCAGTACCCTTAAAGATCATATGTTCAAGAAAATGCGCCATTCCCGACCAGTTTTTCGGCTCTTGGACTGCGCCAGCATTTACCCATACGTCTGCTACAACCACCGACGTAGTATTTATGTATTGATGGATAACGTTTAAACCGTTATCTAGTTTAAGAAAATTAGCTGTAGGTACTGGAGCAGTTAGCAGTTGCAATTAACAAGTTTTAACTAGAATTTAATCTTAATATGGTAGCGCTTCTAGACAATAAAAATTGAATTAATTACTACCATTTGAAGTTGACAAAAAGTTGTAGGGGCGCAGTGCATTACTCCCCTACAGTTAATATTTGTGATTACGTTAAAGCGGCAACAGAGACTTTTCCAGCAATATTGAGGGCGATCGCTGTCAGGGCTTTTGCAGACGCAGACTCAGGATCTGCAACTACAATCGGGATACCGCGATCGCCACCAACACGCAGAGCAATTTCTAAGGGTACGCAACCTAATAACGGTACGCCCATTTCCTTAGCGGTTCTTTCCCCGCCACCAGAACCAAAAATATCATACTGCTTATCGGGCATATCGGGAGGAATAAAATAACTCATGTTTTCTACCATTCCCAATACTGGAACGTTCATCTGCTCGAACATTTTTAAGCCCTTACGGGAGTCTAGCAGCGCCACTGTCTGAGGTGTAGTTACAATTACCGCCCCTGCCATTGGTACAGCTTGAGTTAGCGTCAACTGCGCGTCACCCGTGCCTGGGGGCATATCAACAATTAGATAATCCAATTCTCCCCACTGCACTTGATAGAGAAACTGACGAATTACGCCGTTTAACATTGGCCCGCGCCAAACTACAGGCTGATCTCGGTCAATTAAAAAGCCCATCGAAACCAGTTTAACGCCGTGATTAAAAGCAGGTTCTAGTACGTCTTGTTTACCGTTGTTTTGTACCAATATTTTCGCGTCTGCAAGTCCTAGCATCGTTGGCGCATTTGGCCCATAAATATCCGCGTCTAGTAAGCCAACTTTTGCGCCAGTTTGTGCCAAAGCCACCGCAATATTTACAGCCACAGTGCTTTTGCCTACGCCACCTTTACCGCTAGAAATTGCCACAATGTTTTTTACCCCAGAGATTCCCGTGCGATCGGGTAAGCCTTTTTGCTGGGGAGTTTCGGCGGTGACATCAATCAAAACCTCCCTTACACCGGGTAATTTTTTTACCGCTTTAGTGCAATCTTCGACAATAAATTCTCGCAACGGACAAGCGGGGGTTGTAAGTACCAAAGTAAAACTAACTTTACCGTTATCGATCGCAACGTTGCGAATCATATTTAGTTCTACCAGGCTTTTTTGCAGTTCTGGATCTTGAACTGGTCGCAATACTTCTAATACCGAACCAGTGTTAAGGGTTTCAATCATAGTGTTTTTAAAAAGAAAGCATACAGCAAGGATTGTACTTCTTACTGCATCTTAGCTTTCTGTGCCGAGCAAACGGATAATTAAAATTCAAAACTATTTTTTGGCTTGTTGGCAACTCTAGGCAAACCATCGGCGGCTTTTTCGGCGGCGGCGGCTAAAGCGGCGGCAACTTTAGCCGCGTAAGGACGAGAAAAAGACCAAACTAGCGGCGATAACCAACCCTTAAGAGTGACTGAATAAGAAATACAATTACCGCAAACCGTAGATTCTACTCGATACGTTACTCTTTCTTCTATTCCAGGAATGGCGATTACTCTTACACTTAGCAATTCTCCAGGTCTAACCATCTCTACAAAAATTCTGACAGGAATAGGGCCCAAGCGTGTTACAGCTTGGTAAATTAACCCCGGTTTTGGCACTACACCGCAAGGAACATTGGTACTTGAAAGGATTGGATGCCAGGAAACATCGGCTAAATCTACCACTGTTCGCCATAGTTCATCTACCGGAGCAGAACTAATAACTTGATAAGTTCGTGCTAAAGAATACCGAAACCAGCGCTGTTTGCGGTGAATGAATTTGGACAAACATTTGTGCATATTTCTAAATGTCCTTTCTAAGCACTTTTTATACAAATTTGGCATTGCAACCCAAACCTTAGTTTAGTTTTTCACATAGTTGCAATTTGTTTCTATACCATTTTGCGACAGCATTATCGTTGTTGAAAATTTTATTTAAGTTACGGCAGATGCGATCGCGCGTCAAGTCGAATTTGAGCGAAAATAGTTGGAGCGTTTGTCTCGCCGGCTAAAAAAACCTTAGCAAGACTGTCTAGCATATTTGTTAGTACCAACTGACAATTGTAGTAAAAATTAACTTTCCTTTAAATTATGATCGCTGACTCAACACCCCAAACTACACCCACCGCTTTACCCCCAGAAGATGCCAAAGATCGAGTTAGGCAACTAATGCAAGGCTTGCAAGATGAAATTTGTCAAGCTTTAGAACAGCTTGACGGCGTGGGTAAGTTTCGTCAAGACGCTTGGGAAAGAGAAGAAGGTGGCGGCGGGCGATCGCGGGTAATGCGCGATGGCGATGTATTTGAACAAGGCGGGGTAGGCTTTTCAGAAGTTTGGGGGACGCATTTACCCCCGTCAATTTTAGCCCAGCGCCCCGATGCCGAAGGGCATAGATGGTTTGCAACGGGTACATCAATGGTATTGCATCCCCGTAATCCCTACGTGCCTACAGTACACCTAAATTATCGTTATTTTGAAGCCGGGCCCGTTTGGTGGTTTGGGGGTGGAATTGATTTAACGCCTTACTACCCTTTTGCGGAAGATGTTAAGCAGTTTCATTTAACTATGAAGCAAGCCGCCGATGCTCATAATCCAGAATATTACCAAGTGTTTAAGCGTTGGTGCG from Synechocystis sp. PCC 7509 includes these protein-coding regions:
- a CDS encoding Mrp/NBP35 family ATP-binding protein, encoding MIETLNTGSVLEVLRPVQDPELQKSLVELNMIRNVAIDNGKVSFTLVLTTPACPLREFIVEDCTKAVKKLPGVREVLIDVTAETPQQKGLPDRTGISGVKNIVAISSGKGGVGKSTVAVNIAVALAQTGAKVGLLDADIYGPNAPTMLGLADAKILVQNNGKQDVLEPAFNHGVKLVSMGFLIDRDQPVVWRGPMLNGVIRQFLYQVQWGELDYLIVDMPPGTGDAQLTLTQAVPMAGAVIVTTPQTVALLDSRKGLKMFEQMNVPVLGMVENMSYFIPPDMPDKQYDIFGSGGGERTAKEMGVPLLGCVPLEIALRVGGDRGIPIVVADPESASAKALTAIALNIAGKVSVAALT
- the hemF gene encoding oxygen-dependent coproporphyrinogen oxidase translates to MIADSTPQTTPTALPPEDAKDRVRQLMQGLQDEICQALEQLDGVGKFRQDAWEREEGGGGRSRVMRDGDVFEQGGVGFSEVWGTHLPPSILAQRPDAEGHRWFATGTSMVLHPRNPYVPTVHLNYRYFEAGPVWWFGGGIDLTPYYPFAEDVKQFHLTMKQAADAHNPEYYQVFKRWCDEYFYLKHRAETRGVGGIFFDYQDGQGEFYRGTDPEGPAGIYNKQLGKPSPRSWEDLFSFARDCGKAFLPAYVPIVEKRRNMEYGDRQRNFQLYRRGRYVEFNLVYDRGTIFGLQTNGRTESILMSLPPLVRWEYGYQPEPNTPESELYETYLKPQDWANWTI
- a CDS encoding polyketide cyclase / dehydrase and lipid transport → MHKCLSKFIHRKQRWFRYSLARTYQVISSAPVDELWRTVVDLADVSWHPILSSTNVPCGVVPKPGLIYQAVTRLGPIPVRIFVEMVRPGELLSVRVIAIPGIEERVTYRVESTVCGNCISYSVTLKGWLSPLVWSFSRPYAAKVAAALAAAAEKAADGLPRVANKPKNSFEF